A genomic window from Flavobacterium hankyongi includes:
- a CDS encoding reprolysin-like metallopeptidase → MKKIYILILFSLSSFLIQAQENLWTNFNENKSSKIEKAERASMPEKFNLFSLDFESFKTKLFQAPLDLSSKRSNLKLAFPNSKGEFQSFEIYEAPVMDKELEDKYPGIKSYVGIGIDHPASKIRFSVTMFGLHTMTFNEDGSTTFIDTYTKDNKGYIVYNKSDIAPSRNFQCHVTEKFELDNSINVPNINEKASDSQFRIFRLAMACTIEYAAYHVNAAGLSGGTLAQKKAAVLAAMNVTMTRVNGIYERDMSMRMTLIPTNDQIIFIDSDNFSNDTASSLINESQSQITSIIGTANFDIGHTVSTGGGGLAGPSPCVANSKARGITGSPAPVGDPYDIDYVAHEMGHQFGANHTFNNSCSGNINNGTAVEPGSGSTIMAYAGICAPNVQNNSDAHFHAVSIAEMVARIASTATCAPNNPNGNTPPVANAGADFTIPKGTAFILKGSATDVNGDSLTYCWEQTNTEISTQPPLQTSTTGPNYRSNPPTTSPNRYLPNLQSVLAGNLAPTWEVTPSVARTMNFALTVRDNRAPNGGQTHRDNTVITVGNTSAPFEVTSQATNVTWNVGATEIVTWNVVGTAAAPYNSPNVDILLTSDNGATFTTLLSNTPNDGTQQITVPSISQPFCKVLVMSRENIFYAVNKGNISVGYTVTFNDTCQTFSATPNATIVEQNPLAYQNFTLAIPAMPGVITDVNVNTNISHRVNQIYVRVNHPDNTAAQLLYGDQTGCNNSASSLITTFDDSGANFICGLAGNNIALKSTDPLSIFNGKTTSGNWRFRVADVVTNNSGTLNSFSFNICTRETIITLSNNEFEFTGFNVYPNPSNGIFDIEFNASDKNTSLTIVDLRGRKVHEESLNNSGLIKKRMNLSNFQKGVYIINLTDGVKKSTKKIVVE, encoded by the coding sequence ATGAAGAAAATCTACATTCTTATTTTATTTTCTTTGTCTAGTTTCTTGATTCAAGCACAAGAAAATCTATGGACAAACTTTAATGAAAATAAAAGTTCTAAAATTGAAAAGGCAGAAAGAGCATCTATGCCAGAGAAGTTTAACTTATTCAGCTTAGATTTCGAATCTTTCAAGACAAAATTATTTCAAGCACCATTAGATTTATCATCTAAGAGGTCTAACCTTAAATTAGCTTTTCCAAATTCAAAAGGAGAATTTCAAAGTTTTGAAATTTATGAAGCTCCTGTAATGGACAAAGAACTTGAAGATAAATACCCTGGAATTAAATCGTATGTTGGTATTGGAATTGACCATCCTGCAAGTAAGATTAGATTTAGCGTTACTATGTTTGGGTTACACACAATGACATTCAATGAAGATGGCAGCACAACTTTCATAGACACATATACAAAAGACAACAAAGGATATATTGTTTATAACAAATCAGACATCGCTCCTTCTCGAAATTTCCAATGCCATGTTACTGAAAAATTTGAGCTTGACAACTCAATTAACGTTCCAAACATTAATGAAAAGGCTTCTGATAGTCAATTTAGAATATTTAGACTTGCTATGGCCTGTACAATAGAATATGCAGCTTACCATGTAAATGCAGCTGGATTAAGTGGTGGAACTTTAGCTCAAAAAAAGGCAGCAGTTCTTGCCGCAATGAATGTAACAATGACCAGAGTTAATGGAATTTATGAGAGAGATATGTCTATGAGAATGACATTAATTCCAACTAACGATCAGATTATATTTATTGATTCAGACAACTTTTCAAATGATACTGCTTCGTCATTAATTAATGAAAGTCAATCGCAAATTACAAGTATCATAGGAACTGCTAATTTCGACATTGGCCATACAGTAAGTACAGGTGGCGGTGGATTAGCTGGGCCTTCGCCTTGTGTTGCAAATTCAAAAGCGAGAGGAATAACAGGAAGTCCAGCCCCAGTTGGAGATCCTTATGATATTGATTATGTAGCTCACGAAATGGGGCATCAATTTGGAGCAAATCACACATTTAATAACAGTTGTAGCGGAAACATTAATAATGGTACTGCTGTAGAACCAGGCAGCGGATCTACAATCATGGCATATGCTGGAATTTGTGCTCCTAACGTGCAAAATAATTCTGATGCTCATTTTCATGCAGTAAGCATAGCTGAAATGGTTGCTAGAATTGCTTCAACAGCAACCTGTGCCCCAAACAACCCAAATGGAAACACACCTCCAGTTGCAAATGCAGGAGCAGATTTCACTATACCTAAAGGGACAGCTTTTATTTTAAAAGGAAGTGCTACTGATGTGAATGGTGATTCATTAACCTATTGTTGGGAACAAACAAATACTGAAATAAGCACACAACCGCCATTACAAACTTCAACAACTGGTCCAAATTATAGATCAAATCCTCCCACAACATCTCCTAATAGATATTTACCAAATTTACAAAGTGTACTAGCTGGTAATTTAGCCCCAACTTGGGAAGTAACACCAAGTGTTGCTAGAACAATGAATTTTGCATTAACTGTCAGAGACAACAGAGCTCCTAATGGAGGACAAACTCATCGCGATAATACAGTGATTACTGTAGGAAATACATCCGCTCCATTTGAAGTTACTTCGCAAGCTACAAATGTTACTTGGAATGTAGGAGCGACAGAGATCGTAACTTGGAATGTTGTAGGCACAGCTGCTGCTCCATATAATTCACCAAATGTTGATATTTTATTGACAAGCGACAACGGAGCAACTTTCACAACACTTCTATCTAACACTCCTAACGATGGAACACAGCAAATTACAGTCCCAAGTATATCTCAACCATTTTGTAAGGTACTTGTAATGTCTAGAGAAAATATTTTCTATGCTGTAAATAAAGGAAATATTTCTGTTGGCTACACCGTTACTTTTAATGACACATGTCAAACGTTTTCTGCTACGCCAAATGCTACAATAGTAGAACAAAATCCACTTGCTTATCAAAACTTCACATTAGCAATACCTGCAATGCCGGGGGTCATTACTGATGTAAATGTAAACACAAATATTTCACACAGAGTTAACCAAATATATGTAAGAGTTAATCATCCAGACAATACCGCAGCTCAATTATTGTATGGAGACCAAACAGGATGTAACAATTCTGCATCATCATTAATTACCACATTTGATGATTCGGGGGCAAATTTCATTTGTGGATTAGCTGGAAATAATATTGCATTAAAATCGACGGATCCATTAAGTATTTTTAATGGTAAAACTACTTCTGGTAACTGGCGCTTTAGAGTAGCTGATGTTGTAACTAACAATAGTGGTACATTGAACAGTTTTTCATTTAACATTTGTACTAGAGAAACAATTATAACACTTTCGAATAATGAATTCGAATTTACTGGATTTAATGTATATCCTAATCCAAGTAATGGCATTTTCGACATTGAATTCAATGCAAGTGATAAAAACACATCTCTAACAATAGTTGATTTGAGAGGTAGAAAGGTTCATGAAGAATCATTGAACAATTCTGGTCTAATTAAGAAAAGAATGAATTTATCGAACTTCCAAAAAGGAGTTTATATAATCAACTTAACAGATGGAGTAAAAAAATCAACTAAAAAAATCGTCGTTGAATAA
- the queG gene encoding tRNA epoxyqueuosine(34) reductase QueG: MQMNTKEKYSQMIKSEALRLGFLSCGISKAGFLEDEAPRLENWLNKNMHGQMSYMENHFDKRLDPTLLVDDAKSVVSLLLSYYPSEIQNQESYKISKYAYGQDYHFVIKDKLKDLLRFIQTEIGEVNGRVFVDSAPVLDKAWAAKSGLGWIGKNSNLITKQVGSFYFIAELIIDIELEYDYATTDHCGSCTACLDACPTQAIVAPYVVDGSKCISYFTIELKEQIPYEMKGKFDDWMFGCDVCQDVCPWNRFSKPHQEPLFNPNSEILSYSKKDWEEITDDVFKKIFKNSAVKRTKLEGLKRNIEFLNKFE, from the coding sequence ATGCAAATGAATACAAAAGAAAAATACTCACAAATGATTAAATCCGAAGCACTACGCCTCGGGTTTCTTTCTTGTGGTATTTCTAAAGCTGGTTTTCTAGAAGACGAAGCACCTAGACTTGAAAACTGGCTTAATAAGAACATGCATGGCCAAATGTCGTATATGGAAAATCATTTCGACAAGCGACTCGATCCTACATTATTAGTCGATGATGCAAAAAGTGTAGTTTCTCTTTTGTTAAGTTATTATCCTTCAGAAATACAAAATCAAGAATCGTATAAAATTTCAAAATACGCTTACGGGCAAGATTATCATTTCGTTATCAAAGACAAACTCAAAGATTTATTGCGTTTTATACAAACTGAAATTGGAGAGGTTAACGGGAGAGTTTTTGTCGATTCAGCACCAGTTTTAGATAAAGCTTGGGCTGCTAAATCAGGTTTGGGTTGGATTGGTAAAAACAGTAATTTAATTACAAAACAAGTAGGGTCATTTTACTTTATTGCCGAGTTAATTATAGATATAGAATTAGAATATGATTATGCAACGACTGATCATTGCGGTTCTTGTACAGCGTGCCTAGATGCTTGTCCCACACAAGCCATTGTTGCGCCGTATGTCGTTGACGGGAGTAAGTGTATTTCCTATTTTACTATCGAGCTTAAAGAGCAAATTCCTTACGAAATGAAAGGCAAATTTGACGATTGGATGTTTGGTTGCGATGTGTGTCAGGATGTGTGTCCTTGGAATCGATTCTCAAAACCCCATCAAGAGCCTTTATTTAATCCTAATTCTGAAATTTTATCTTACTCTAAAAAAGATTGGGAAGAAATAACCGATGATGTTTTTAAGAAAATCTTTAAAAATTCGGCAGTAAAAAGAACAAAACTTGAAGGCTTGAAAAGGAACATCGAATTTTTAAATAAATTTGAGTAA
- the ruvB gene encoding Holliday junction branch migration DNA helicase RuvB yields the protein MNENLNPNKDRFSSEEIDIEKALRPLSFDDFTGQDQVLENLKVFVQAANLRGEALDHTLFHGPPGLGKTTLANILANELGVSIKITSGPVLDKPGDLAGLLTNLDERDVLFIDEIHRLSPIVEEYLYSAMEDFKIDIMIESGPNARTVQINLNPFTLVGATTRSGLLTAPMRARFGIQSRLQYYNTELLTTIVQRSSSILRMPITMEAAIEIAGRSRGTPRIANALLRRVRDFAQIKGNGKIDIEIARFALKALHVDAHGLDEMDNKILTTIIDKFKGGPVGLTTLATAVSDSGETIEEVYEPFLIQEGFIIRTPRGREVTEKAYKHLGRVRGANQGELF from the coding sequence ATGAATGAAAATCTGAATCCAAATAAAGACCGCTTTTCATCGGAAGAAATTGACATTGAAAAGGCATTACGCCCACTTTCATTTGATGATTTTACGGGACAGGATCAAGTGTTGGAAAACTTGAAAGTTTTTGTACAGGCTGCAAACCTAAGAGGCGAAGCATTAGATCATACTTTGTTTCATGGCCCTCCAGGATTAGGTAAAACTACGTTAGCAAATATATTAGCAAATGAATTAGGGGTAAGTATCAAAATTACTTCAGGACCTGTATTGGATAAACCTGGAGATTTGGCTGGTTTGTTGACAAATCTGGATGAACGAGATGTTTTGTTCATTGATGAAATACACCGTCTAAGCCCAATTGTCGAAGAATATCTTTATTCGGCGATGGAAGATTTTAAGATTGATATTATGATCGAATCTGGACCAAATGCCAGAACGGTACAAATTAATCTGAATCCATTTACTTTGGTAGGAGCCACAACAAGATCGGGTTTATTAACGGCACCCATGCGTGCGCGTTTCGGAATCCAGTCACGCTTACAATATTATAATACCGAATTATTAACCACAATTGTACAACGTAGTTCGTCAATTTTAAGAATGCCAATCACAATGGAGGCTGCAATAGAAATTGCTGGCCGAAGCCGAGGAACTCCACGTATAGCAAATGCATTATTGCGTCGTGTACGTGACTTTGCTCAAATTAAAGGAAACGGTAAAATTGATATAGAAATTGCACGTTTTGCGTTAAAAGCTCTGCATGTTGATGCTCATGGACTTGATGAAATGGATAATAAAATCCTAACAACCATAATTGATAAGTTTAAAGGAGGTCCAGTAGGATTAACTACTTTAGCAACAGCTGTTTCAGATAGTGGCGAAACTATAGAAGAAGTTTACGAACCATTTTTAATTCAGGAAGGATTTATTATTCGTACACCTCGTGGTCGCGAAGTCACTGAAAAGGCTTATAAACACTTGGGAAGAGTAAGAGGAGCCAATCAAGGTGAATTGTTTTAG
- a CDS encoding GNAT family N-acetyltransferase produces MSNISETPLMLNEEKKRFELEVEGKIAYIEYILSNENIMFLTHTEVPVGLEGKGVGSAIVSKTLNYIKEKGYTLAPLCPFVGAYLKRHPEHKDILAKGYNVQ; encoded by the coding sequence ATGAGTAATATTTCAGAAACTCCATTAATGTTAAACGAAGAAAAAAAAAGATTTGAATTAGAAGTAGAAGGAAAAATAGCGTACATAGAATATATTTTAAGTAATGAAAATATTATGTTTCTTACTCATACCGAAGTGCCTGTAGGTCTTGAAGGTAAAGGGGTAGGCTCAGCTATCGTCTCTAAGACACTAAATTATATTAAGGAAAAAGGATATACTTTGGCACCTTTGTGTCCGTTTGTTGGGGCTTATTTAAAAAGACATCCTGAACATAAAGACATTTTGGCTAAAGGATATAATGTACAATAG
- a CDS encoding (4Fe-4S)-binding protein: MEHVKEYTNGEVTIVWKQELCVHSGICVRGLPNVFKPKEKPWIHPHTSTTDELVNQIKKCPSGALSFYYNKDKKDE, translated from the coding sequence ATGGAACATGTTAAAGAATATACAAACGGAGAGGTTACCATTGTATGGAAACAAGAGTTGTGTGTCCATTCAGGAATTTGCGTTAGAGGATTGCCAAACGTTTTCAAACCTAAAGAAAAACCATGGATTCATCCGCATACCAGCACGACAGATGAATTAGTGAATCAAATTAAAAAATGTCCTTCGGGAGCATTATCATTTTATTATAACAAAGACAAAAAAGATGAGTAA
- a CDS encoding APC family permease, with protein MQDEKQNFKRELGLLDATLLVVGSMIGSGIFIVSADITRNVGSAGWLILIWIVSALITMTAAVSYGELSSMFPHAGGQYVYLKEAYNKLIAFLYGWSFFAVIQTGTIAAVGVAFSKFAAYLIPSFSENNFLFEAGSFKISAAQLVSIVTIILLTYINSRGVKNGKIIQKIFTITKIASLFGLIIFGLILAAKSDIWDANWMNAWTAQSFNKETKLWSEVGGYALLSAIAASMVGSLFSSDAWNGVTFISGEIKNPERNVGLSLFLGTLIVSIIYVLANVMYLAVMPLQEIAFAPSDRVAVVASEHIFGATGTIIIAIMIMISTFGCNNGLIMAGSRVYYTMAKDGLFFKKAANLNNASVPGWGLWIQCIWASALCLTGKYGDLLDFVMIIVIIFYILTIYGIFILRKKMPNAERPYKAFAYPFLPALYILVASAICVMLLIDRTSTCGWGVLIMLAGIPIYYLTKGKEDSQS; from the coding sequence ATGCAAGACGAAAAACAAAATTTTAAACGTGAACTGGGTCTATTAGATGCTACACTTCTTGTTGTAGGTTCAATGATTGGTTCAGGTATTTTTATTGTAAGTGCTGATATTACCAGAAATGTAGGAAGTGCCGGATGGCTAATCCTTATCTGGATTGTTTCGGCTCTTATTACAATGACTGCTGCTGTAAGTTATGGCGAATTAAGTTCAATGTTTCCTCATGCCGGTGGTCAATATGTTTACCTAAAAGAAGCATATAATAAATTAATTGCCTTTTTATATGGTTGGAGTTTTTTTGCAGTAATTCAAACTGGAACAATTGCTGCTGTAGGAGTTGCTTTTTCTAAGTTTGCGGCCTACTTAATTCCCTCTTTTAGTGAAAACAACTTTTTATTTGAAGCTGGTTCTTTTAAAATAAGCGCTGCACAATTAGTGTCGATTGTTACTATCATACTACTTACATACATCAATAGTCGTGGGGTTAAAAACGGAAAAATCATTCAAAAAATATTCACTATTACCAAAATTGCTTCTCTGTTTGGACTAATCATATTTGGATTAATCCTAGCCGCAAAAAGTGACATTTGGGATGCTAACTGGATGAATGCATGGACAGCCCAATCATTCAATAAAGAAACAAAACTTTGGTCTGAAGTTGGAGGATATGCCTTACTTTCAGCAATTGCTGCATCAATGGTTGGATCTTTATTTTCAAGTGATGCATGGAATGGTGTAACATTTATCTCAGGAGAAATTAAAAACCCTGAACGAAATGTAGGTTTAAGTCTTTTCCTAGGCACATTAATTGTAAGTATTATTTATGTTTTAGCAAATGTGATGTATTTAGCAGTGATGCCATTACAGGAAATTGCTTTTGCTCCATCTGACAGAGTAGCTGTTGTCGCTTCAGAACATATTTTTGGAGCAACAGGAACTATTATTATTGCTATAATGATTATGATTTCAACCTTTGGATGTAACAACGGTTTAATTATGGCAGGCTCACGTGTGTATTATACTATGGCAAAAGATGGTTTATTCTTTAAAAAAGCTGCGAACTTAAATAATGCAAGCGTACCTGGCTGGGGATTATGGATTCAATGTATTTGGGCTTCGGCATTATGCCTAACAGGTAAATACGGCGATTTATTAGACTTTGTAATGATTATTGTTATCATTTTCTATATCCTTACTATTTATGGAATTTTCATTTTACGTAAAAAAATGCCTAATGCAGAAAGACCATACAAGGCTTTTGCTTATCCTTTCCTACCAGCATTGTATATTTTAGTTGCCAGTGCAATTTGTGTAATGTTACTTATTGACAGAACAAGCACTTGCGGATGGGGCGTACTAATTATGTTGGCAGGAATTCCTATTTATTACCTAACGAAAGGAAAAGAAGATTCGCAATCTTAA
- a CDS encoding murein L,D-transpeptidase catalytic domain family protein: MKSFIISLFILLSFCQNSEKKELSKKDYSSYSKEALLFCKRNKLESTYYLLADLSIHSGKKRLFRYDFKNDTITSSYMVSHGCGDSMWGQTFTKNSPKISNEVDSHCSSIGKYVIKERGVSQWGIKVKYVLHGKDKTNSNALDRAIVLHSWEKIPHGEIYPKGTPEGWGCPAVSNEAMREIDKTLKQSKKPVLLWVIK, from the coding sequence GTGAAGTCATTTATAATCTCTCTATTTATCCTGTTATCTTTTTGTCAAAATTCTGAAAAGAAAGAACTGTCAAAAAAAGACTATAGTTCATATTCTAAGGAAGCACTTCTTTTTTGTAAAAGAAATAAATTAGAAAGTACATATTATCTTTTGGCCGATTTAAGTATTCATTCGGGTAAAAAGAGATTGTTTCGTTATGATTTTAAAAATGATACAATAACGTCGTCGTACATGGTAAGTCATGGTTGCGGGGATAGCATGTGGGGACAAACTTTTACAAAAAATAGCCCAAAAATTAGTAATGAAGTAGATTCTCATTGCTCGTCTATAGGCAAATATGTAATAAAAGAAAGAGGTGTAAGTCAGTGGGGGATTAAGGTGAAATATGTTTTACACGGTAAAGATAAAACTAATTCAAATGCTTTAGATAGAGCAATAGTACTTCATTCCTGGGAGAAAATACCACATGGAGAAATTTATCCTAAAGGAACACCTGAAGGTTGGGGATGTCCAGCAGTATCAAATGAAGCAATGCGTGAAATTGATAAGACTCTCAAGCAATCAAAAAAACCTGTGTTGCTTTGGGTTATAAAATAA
- the infB gene encoding translation initiation factor IF-2 translates to MSEGTIRINKVLREFNISLERAVDFLKDKGFTIESNPNTKITDEIYNILSNQFAGDKGNKDASKEVGEEKRKEKEALRLEREHELEEKRKQDEERARQEVIKAKANIIAPKQVGKIDLSPKQAVAEVKQSESEVVAPKVVAPKVVAPKVEEVVVPKVEEAPKPKVEPEVVKEESKPVVEKKTEKPVSNPSDETVTEETHETQYQKLSGTTFTGKTIDLSQFNKPKKKPEDKNQNQNKPGNNNQNAAGADKKKRNRIPSKPGQPGQGGGQQGQGGQNRPQGQGGFNKQGGNRPPFNKGGNNQQRPAIVKVEPTEEEVKNQIKETLERLQGKGNKSKAAKYRRDKRDSHRERTEAELAAQEEGSKTLKVTEFVTVGEIATMMDVPITKVIGTCMSLGIMVTMNQRLDAETLTIVADEFGYDVEFITTDIEENIEVVEDRPEDLKPRAPIVTVMGHVDHGKTSLLDYIRKTNVIAGESGGITQHIGAYGVELDNGQEIAFLDTPGHEAFTAMRARGAQVTDIAIIVVAADDDIMPQTKEAISHAQAAGVPIVFAINKVDKPTANPEKIKEKLAAMNFLVEDWGGKYQSHDISAKTGLGVKELLEKVLLEAEVLELKANPNKPGVGTVVEAFLDKGRGYVSTVLVQAGTVKVGDYILAGKNHGKIKAMQDERGKNVKEAGPSTPISILGLDGAPTAGDKFTIYEDEREAKQIAAKRTQLMREQSVRVQRHITLDEIGRRIALGQFKELNIILKGDVDGSVEALSDSFSKLSTEEIQINIIHKGVGAITESDVMLASASDAIIIGFNVRPAGNAKQLAEKEEIDIRHYSIIYAAIDDLRDAMEGMLSPEMKEEITGTAEIRELFKISKVGTIAGCMVTDGKIFRANKIRLIREGVVIYTGELIALKRFKDDVKEVSKGYDCGMQIKGYNDIQEYDIIEGFTEVAVKKKLK, encoded by the coding sequence ATGTCTGAAGGAACAATAAGAATAAACAAAGTTTTAAGGGAGTTCAATATTTCGTTAGAAAGAGCTGTCGATTTTTTAAAAGATAAAGGCTTTACTATTGAGTCTAATCCAAATACAAAAATCACTGACGAAATATATAATATCCTGTCTAATCAATTTGCTGGAGATAAAGGAAACAAAGATGCTTCAAAAGAGGTTGGCGAAGAAAAAAGAAAAGAAAAAGAAGCACTTCGTTTAGAGCGTGAACACGAACTTGAAGAAAAACGTAAACAAGACGAAGAACGTGCTCGTCAGGAAGTAATTAAGGCAAAGGCAAATATAATTGCCCCTAAGCAAGTTGGTAAAATAGATTTGTCTCCTAAGCAAGCAGTTGCCGAAGTTAAACAGTCAGAGTCAGAAGTTGTTGCACCAAAAGTTGTTGCGCCAAAAGTTGTTGCACCAAAAGTTGAGGAAGTTGTTGTGCCAAAAGTGGAAGAAGCTCCAAAACCAAAGGTAGAACCAGAAGTTGTAAAAGAAGAAAGTAAGCCAGTTGTTGAGAAAAAAACGGAAAAACCAGTTTCAAATCCTTCAGACGAGACTGTTACCGAGGAAACTCACGAAACGCAATACCAAAAACTTTCTGGAACAACATTTACTGGAAAAACAATTGACTTATCTCAATTTAATAAGCCTAAAAAGAAACCAGAAGATAAAAATCAGAATCAAAATAAACCAGGTAACAATAATCAAAATGCTGCTGGTGCTGATAAGAAAAAAAGAAATAGAATCCCTTCAAAACCAGGACAGCCAGGGCAAGGAGGAGGACAACAAGGGCAAGGAGGTCAAAATAGACCTCAAGGCCAAGGTGGTTTCAATAAACAAGGAGGTAACAGACCACCTTTCAACAAAGGAGGTAATAATCAACAGCGTCCAGCTATTGTGAAAGTTGAGCCTACTGAGGAAGAAGTAAAAAATCAAATTAAAGAGACTCTTGAAAGACTTCAAGGGAAAGGAAATAAATCTAAAGCAGCGAAGTATCGTCGTGACAAACGTGATTCACACCGTGAACGTACTGAAGCTGAATTAGCAGCTCAAGAGGAAGGAAGCAAAACGCTTAAAGTAACTGAGTTTGTTACTGTAGGTGAAATTGCAACCATGATGGATGTGCCTATTACTAAGGTTATTGGAACATGTATGTCGTTAGGTATCATGGTAACCATGAACCAACGTTTAGATGCTGAAACTTTAACAATTGTTGCAGATGAGTTTGGATATGATGTAGAATTTATTACTACTGATATCGAAGAAAACATCGAAGTTGTTGAAGATAGACCAGAAGATTTAAAACCTCGTGCGCCAATCGTTACTGTAATGGGTCACGTTGACCACGGTAAAACATCATTATTGGATTACATTCGTAAAACAAATGTAATTGCAGGTGAGTCTGGAGGTATTACACAGCATATTGGTGCTTATGGAGTAGAGTTAGATAACGGTCAAGAAATTGCTTTCTTAGATACACCAGGTCACGAAGCGTTTACAGCGATGCGTGCTCGTGGTGCTCAAGTTACCGATATCGCTATTATTGTAGTAGCTGCCGATGACGATATCATGCCACAAACAAAAGAAGCTATCAGTCATGCTCAAGCAGCTGGAGTTCCTATTGTATTTGCAATCAATAAGGTAGATAAACCAACTGCAAATCCTGAAAAAATTAAAGAAAAATTAGCTGCCATGAATTTCTTGGTGGAAGATTGGGGAGGAAAATACCAATCACACGATATTTCTGCTAAAACAGGATTAGGGGTAAAAGAATTATTAGAAAAAGTATTATTGGAAGCTGAAGTTTTAGAACTTAAGGCTAATCCTAATAAACCAGGTGTTGGTACTGTTGTTGAAGCATTCCTTGATAAAGGACGTGGATACGTTTCTACAGTATTAGTTCAAGCTGGTACGGTAAAAGTTGGAGATTATATCTTAGCGGGTAAAAATCATGGTAAGATTAAGGCAATGCAAGATGAGCGTGGTAAAAACGTGAAAGAAGCAGGTCCATCTACACCAATTTCAATTTTAGGTCTTGATGGTGCACCAACAGCAGGTGATAAGTTTACCATTTATGAAGACGAAAGAGAAGCAAAACAAATTGCTGCAAAACGTACGCAATTAATGCGTGAGCAGTCAGTTCGTGTACAACGTCACATTACGTTAGACGAAATTGGACGTCGTATTGCTTTAGGTCAGTTCAAAGAATTGAACATTATCCTTAAAGGAGACGTGGATGGTTCGGTAGAAGCATTATCTGATTCATTCTCTAAATTGTCAACAGAAGAAATTCAAATCAATATCATTCACAAAGGAGTTGGAGCAATTACAGAATCTGACGTAATGTTAGCTTCTGCTTCAGATGCAATTATTATTGGATTTAACGTTCGTCCTGCTGGAAATGCTAAGCAATTAGCAGAGAAAGAAGAAATCGATATCCGTCACTATTCGATTATCTACGCGGCAATCGATGATTTACGTGATGCAATGGAAGGTATGCTTTCTCCAGAAATGAAAGAAGAAATTACTGGTACTGCGGAAATCCGTGAGTTATTCAAGATTTCTAAAGTGGGAACAATTGCTGGATGTATGGTTACAGATGGTAAAATCTTTAGAGCTAACAAAATCCGCTTAATCCGTGAAGGTGTTGTAATTTACACAGGTGAATTAATTGCATTGAAACGTTTCAAAGATGATGTGAAAGAAGTTTCTAAAGGATATGACTGTGGTATGCAGATTAAAGGCTACAACGATATTCAGGAATACGACATCATTGAAGGATTTACTGAAGTTGCGGTTAAGAAAAAATTGAAATAA